A stretch of Carassius auratus strain Wakin unplaced genomic scaffold, ASM336829v1 scaf_tig00041295, whole genome shotgun sequence DNA encodes these proteins:
- the LOC113085114 gene encoding uncharacterized protein LOC113085114, giving the protein MRGQFYLGRKKNEFVIKEERKMGGRCQSVSCKKSSKLHCSEIDEGKREEIFKYFWGKLEWKERRMYVKTSVEVSDVKRRRTEAVQSRRSASLSCCLCVDGKRLRVCQRMFLSTLGIKQWTFLKWVGRRGESPEKMTRVTVRTEEQDFLKTFLLDLPKVPSHYCRSSSSKMYLEPFFKSISHLHTQYKQSCADHSIQPLSRQVFTNTFNDLNLSLFHPKKDQCDTCCAFKAGNIEAAVWEEHCVKKDDARAEKVKDKQLANNTTLVACMDLQGLLLCPKLQASALYYKMKLGVHNFTIYNMASHEAKNYLWHEGEAGVSANEFASCIVDYLEAHPTYNEFILWSDGCGYQNRNLVLSNALLKFATEKKKRVTQKYLERGHTQMECDSVHSVIERKLRNRDIHVPAEYAAVIRGARSSPKPYEVKYVGYSFFQDFSKVNICKSIRPGSKVGDPTVHDLRAVRYNVDGSMEFKLLHSDNWQPFTSPSLRKTCVIVAPLYTSAPKIKALKFKHLQELKNVLPKDFHPFYNALDHE; this is encoded by the exons ATGAGGGGCCAATTTTATCTTGGacggaaaaaaaatgaatttgtcatcaaagaagaaagaaaaatgggCGGCCGGTGCCAATCTGTGTCCTGCAAGAAATCAAGCAAACTACACTGCTCCGAAATTGATGAAGGGAAGAGGGAggaaattttcaaatatttttggggGAAATTGGAATGGAAAGAGAGGAGAATGTATGTGAAAACATCGGTGGAGGTGAGTGATGTCAAGCGGCGCCGAACAGAAGCGGTTCAATCTCGGAGGTCAGCATCTCTCTCTTGTTGTTTATGTGTAGATGGTAAAAGGCTCAGAGTTTGTCAAAGGATGTTCCTGTCTACACTTGGCATCAAGCAGTGGACTTTTTTAAAATGGGTTGGGCGAAGAGGGGAAAGTCCTGAGAAGATGACGAGAGTGACTGTAAGGACAGAGGAGCAGGACTTCCTAAAGACCTTCCTTCTGGATTTGCCAAAAGTTCCATCGCACTACTGCAGGTCCTCCTCATCAAAGATGTACCTGGAGCCTTTCTTCAAGTCCATCAGTCATCTCCACACACAGTATAAGCAATCATGTGCAGACCACAGTATCCAGCCTCTGTCACGGCAAGTATTCACTAACACCTTCAACGATTTAAATCTTTCTCTGTTCCATCCGAAGAAAGATCAGTGTGACACTTGCTGTGCCTTCAAAGCCGGGAACATCGAGGCTGCCGTGTGGGAGGAACACTGTGTTAAAAAGGACGATGCACGAGCAGAAAAGGTAAAGGACAAACAACTTGCAAACAACACCACCTTGGTTGCATGCATGGATCTGCAGGGCCTTCTCCTGTGCCCAAAGCTTCAAGCGTCTGCCCTGTACTACAAAATGAAGCTTGGTGTCCATAATTTTACCATCTACAATATGGCATCACATGAAGCAAAAAATTACCTTTGGCATGAGGGTGAAGCTGGGGTCTCTGCCAACGAATTCGCCTCCTGCATTGTGGATTACCTTGAAGCACACCCCACTTACAATGAATTCATCCTTTGGAGTGATGGGTGTGGCTATCAAAACAGAAATCTAGTCCTGAGCAATGCCCTCTTAAAGTTTGCTACTGAGAAAAAGAAACGTGTGACACAGAAGTACCTTGAAAGAGGTCACACACAAATGGAATGTGACTCTGTGCACAGTGTGATTGAGAGGAAGTTGAGAAACCGTGACATACATGTTCCAGCTGAGTATGCTGCAGTTATCCGAGGAGCTCGTTCCAGTCCAAAACCATACGAGGTGAAGTATGTTGGTTACAGCTTTTTCCAAGACTTCAGCAAAGTCAACATCTGTAAGTCAATCCGACCTGGTAGCAAAGTTGGAGATCCTACGGTGCATGACCTTCGAGCagtcag ATACAATGTGGATGGCAGTATGGAGTTTAAATTACTACACTCTGACAACTGGCAACCCTTCACATCCCCATCCCTGAGGAAGACGTGTGTCATCGTGGCCCCACTCTATACATCCGCCCCAAAAATTAAAGCCCTGAAGTTCAAGCACCTTCAAGAACTGAAAAATGTTTTACCCAAGGACTTTCATCCATTTTACAATGCACTTGACCATGAGTGA